Proteins from a genomic interval of Stenotrophomonas maltophilia:
- a CDS encoding alpha/beta fold hydrolase, which translates to MSNFVTVADGARIFYKDWGTGQPIVFAHGWPLSSDAWDPQMLFMGQNGFRVIAHDRRSHGRSSQTWDGNNMDTYADDLAAVIEALDLKDAILVGHSTGGGEVAHYIGRHGSQRVAKVVLVGAVPPLMLKTASNPAGTPMEVFDGIRKGTGGDRSQFFKDLATPFFGANRDGNSVTQGMRDAFWLQGMLGGVKGQYDCIHEFSEVDYTEDLRKIDVPALVVHGDDDQIVPFDASARLSSQIIRDAELKVYAGAPHGLTVTHADQFNADLLAFARN; encoded by the coding sequence ATGAGCAACTTCGTCACCGTCGCCGACGGCGCCCGCATCTTCTACAAGGATTGGGGTACCGGCCAGCCGATCGTGTTCGCCCACGGCTGGCCGCTGTCGTCCGATGCCTGGGACCCGCAGATGCTGTTCATGGGCCAGAACGGCTTCCGCGTGATCGCTCACGACCGTCGCAGCCACGGCCGTTCGAGCCAGACCTGGGATGGCAACAACATGGACACCTACGCCGATGACCTGGCCGCGGTGATCGAGGCGCTGGACCTGAAGGACGCGATCCTCGTCGGCCATTCCACCGGTGGTGGCGAAGTGGCGCACTACATCGGCCGCCATGGCAGCCAGCGCGTGGCCAAGGTGGTACTGGTCGGTGCCGTGCCGCCGTTGATGCTGAAGACCGCCAGCAACCCGGCCGGCACCCCGATGGAGGTGTTCGACGGCATCCGCAAGGGTACCGGTGGCGACCGCTCCCAGTTCTTCAAGGATCTGGCCACGCCGTTCTTCGGCGCCAACCGCGATGGCAACAGCGTCACCCAGGGCATGCGTGATGCGTTCTGGCTGCAGGGCATGCTCGGCGGCGTCAAGGGCCAGTACGACTGCATCCATGAGTTCTCGGAAGTCGACTACACCGAAGACCTCAGGAAGATCGACGTGCCAGCACTGGTGGTGCATGGCGATGACGACCAGATCGTGCCGTTCGATGCTTCGGCCAGGCTGTCCTCGCAGATCATCAGGGACGCCGAGCTGAAGGTGTACGCCGGTGCCCCGCACGGACTGACCGTCACCCACGCCGACCAGTTCAACGCCGACCTGCTGGCCTTTGCACGCAATTGA